The proteins below come from a single Nocardioides eburneiflavus genomic window:
- the radA gene encoding DNA repair protein RadA, whose product MSTKAARTRSSYRCTECGWETAKWVGRCGECQAWGSVVEAGAPTLRAAAGPVSTPAVPIGQVATTESVARTSGVPELDRVLGGGLVPGAAILLAGEPGVGKSTLLLEVAAQTARTRQRTLYVTGEESAAQVRLRADRTGGVHDELFLAAETDLGAVLTHIEEVRPTLLVVDSVQTIGASGIDGVPGGVTQVKEVAAALIRVAKTRNITTMIVGHVTKDGSIAGPRVLEHLVDVVLHFEGDRNSRFRMVRAMKNRYGPVDEVGCFDLSSEGIQAVTDPTGLFVEHHTQDVSGTCVAVTMEGRRPLLAEVQALLTPSPLERPRRTVSGVESSRVDMVLAVLQRHGGLRIAGSDTFVATVGGAKLHDPAADLAIAVAVASSHLGVPPPRGAVAIGEIGLAGELRRVRDLPQRIAEASRLGFKVAVVPRGRVLPSERGIPSRRVVDGLRVVEVDDVVGALLTLDLTPPL is encoded by the coding sequence ATGTCGACGAAGGCCGCCCGGACCCGCTCCTCCTACCGGTGCACCGAGTGCGGGTGGGAGACCGCGAAGTGGGTCGGCCGGTGCGGCGAGTGCCAGGCGTGGGGGTCCGTCGTCGAGGCCGGTGCGCCGACCCTGCGCGCCGCCGCCGGGCCCGTGTCGACCCCGGCCGTGCCGATCGGCCAGGTCGCGACCACCGAGTCCGTCGCGCGCACCAGCGGCGTGCCCGAGCTCGACCGCGTCCTCGGCGGCGGGCTGGTGCCGGGCGCGGCGATCCTGCTCGCCGGCGAGCCCGGCGTCGGCAAGAGCACGCTGCTGCTCGAGGTGGCCGCGCAGACCGCCCGGACCCGCCAGCGCACCCTCTACGTCACCGGCGAGGAGTCCGCCGCCCAGGTGCGCCTGCGCGCCGACCGCACCGGGGGCGTGCACGACGAGCTGTTCCTGGCCGCGGAGACCGACCTCGGGGCCGTGCTGACCCACATCGAGGAGGTGCGCCCCACGCTGCTCGTCGTCGACTCCGTGCAGACCATCGGCGCCTCCGGCATCGACGGCGTGCCGGGCGGGGTCACGCAGGTCAAGGAGGTCGCGGCCGCGCTCATCCGCGTCGCCAAGACCCGCAACATCACCACGATGATCGTCGGCCACGTCACCAAGGACGGCTCGATCGCAGGCCCGCGGGTGCTCGAGCACCTCGTCGACGTGGTCCTCCACTTCGAGGGCGACCGCAACTCCCGCTTCCGGATGGTCCGCGCCATGAAGAACCGCTACGGCCCGGTCGACGAGGTGGGGTGCTTCGACCTGTCCTCCGAGGGCATCCAGGCCGTCACCGACCCGACCGGCCTGTTCGTCGAGCACCACACCCAGGACGTGTCCGGCACCTGCGTGGCGGTCACCATGGAGGGCCGTCGGCCGTTGCTCGCCGAGGTGCAGGCGCTGCTGACGCCGTCCCCGCTGGAGCGCCCGCGCCGTACGGTCTCGGGCGTCGAGTCGTCCCGTGTCGACATGGTGCTCGCGGTCCTCCAGCGCCACGGCGGCCTGCGCATCGCGGGCAGCGACACGTTCGTGGCCACCGTGGGCGGTGCGAAGCTGCACGACCCGGCGGCCGACCTCGCCATCGCCGTCGCCGTCGCCAGCTCCCACCTCGGAGTCCCTCCGCCGCGCGGCGCGGTCGCCATCGGCGAGATCGGCCTCGCCGGCGAGCTGCGCCGGGTCCGCGACCTGCCACAGCGCATCGCCGAGGCGTCCCGGCTCGGCTTCAAGGTCGCGGTGGTCCCTCGCGGTCGCGTGCTGCCCAGCGAGCGCGGCATCCCGTCGCGCCGGGTCGTCGACGGCCTGCGCGT
- a CDS encoding VOC family protein: MRLDHVSFAAGPDGLASTAQRIGGLLGTDFVDGGIHPRFGTRNMTLPLAGGIYMEIVEVLDHPASDKAPFGQAVRARSALGGGWLGWVVSVADIAPIEARLGREAVKGNRHRPDGTELLWQQIGVNGLLSDPQLPFFIQWQSPAELHPSNGATGDFSLATLEIAGDPQRVSEWLGETVEAPLEDVKVEWVAPNGTPGIVAVQLQTPNGLVRI, translated from the coding sequence ATGCGCCTGGACCACGTCAGCTTCGCCGCAGGACCTGATGGACTCGCCAGCACCGCCCAGCGCATCGGGGGGCTGCTCGGCACCGACTTCGTCGACGGGGGCATCCATCCCCGCTTCGGCACCCGCAACATGACCCTGCCCCTGGCGGGCGGCATCTACATGGAGATCGTCGAGGTCCTCGACCACCCCGCCAGCGACAAGGCCCCCTTCGGCCAGGCGGTCCGCGCCCGCTCCGCCCTCGGCGGCGGGTGGCTGGGGTGGGTCGTGTCGGTCGCCGACATCGCGCCGATCGAGGCCCGCCTGGGCCGCGAGGCCGTCAAGGGCAACCGGCACCGTCCCGACGGCACCGAGCTGCTGTGGCAGCAGATCGGCGTCAACGGCCTGCTCTCCGACCCGCAGCTGCCGTTCTTCATCCAGTGGCAGTCACCGGCCGAGCTGCACCCCAGCAACGGCGCCACCGGCGACTTCTCGCTGGCCACCCTCGAGATCGCCGGTGACCCGCAGCGCGTCAGCGAGTGGCTCGGCGAGACCGTCGAGGCCCCGCTGGAGGACGTGAAGGTGGAGTGGGTCGCCCCCAACGGCACCCCCGGCATCGTGGCGGTCCAGCTCCAGACCCCCAACGGTCTCGTCCGTATTTGA
- a CDS encoding IS110 family transposase, which produces MFTERTSVGLDVHARSVAAAAIDGVTGELFQTKLTPSYEHVESWLVGLPGSVAVAYEAGPTGFGLYRHLTAAGIRCEVLAPSKLQKPAGDRVKTDAKDAIHLAKLLRLDEITTVSIPTPDQEAARNLVRAREDCRADLMRARHRLSKLLLRHGIVYYGGQAWTGKHDIWLRHEALPQLTAPATRLTFDNDYEAVLAVKARRNRLDAAIEEMAADSEFTPVVRRLGCLRGVSTLTGFGLAVEIGDWHRFTGNSIGTFVGLTPTEHSSGESKNRGSITKTGNGHARRLLVEAAWHHRARYLVGKALRDRWDLAPAQARVRGDEGNRRLHQRWVKFIDRRKTHNVANVAIARELAGWCWSLAVMD; this is translated from the coding sequence GTGTTTACCGAGCGTACGAGTGTTGGGCTCGACGTGCACGCCCGATCTGTCGCAGCAGCGGCGATCGATGGCGTCACGGGCGAGCTGTTCCAGACGAAGCTGACCCCGTCCTATGAGCATGTCGAGTCGTGGCTGGTCGGCTTGCCGGGATCGGTGGCGGTGGCCTACGAGGCCGGGCCGACCGGTTTCGGGCTGTACCGGCACCTGACCGCTGCCGGTATCCGGTGCGAGGTCCTCGCGCCGTCGAAGCTGCAGAAACCGGCGGGTGATCGGGTCAAGACCGACGCCAAGGACGCCATCCATCTCGCCAAGCTCCTGCGCCTCGACGAGATCACGACGGTGTCGATCCCGACCCCGGACCAGGAAGCCGCTCGCAACCTGGTCCGGGCCCGGGAGGACTGCCGCGCCGATCTGATGCGGGCCCGGCACCGGCTCTCGAAACTGCTGCTGCGCCACGGCATCGTCTACTACGGCGGCCAGGCGTGGACCGGCAAGCACGACATCTGGCTGCGCCACGAGGCGCTTCCCCAGCTGACCGCGCCCGCGACCCGGCTGACCTTCGACAACGACTACGAGGCCGTGCTCGCAGTGAAGGCCCGACGGAACCGGCTCGACGCCGCGATCGAGGAGATGGCCGCCGACTCGGAGTTCACCCCCGTCGTGCGCCGGCTCGGCTGTCTGCGTGGGGTCAGCACCCTGACCGGGTTCGGGCTCGCGGTCGAGATTGGTGACTGGCACCGGTTCACCGGCAACTCCATCGGCACCTTCGTCGGTCTCACCCCCACCGAGCACTCCTCGGGGGAGTCGAAGAACCGCGGGTCGATCACCAAGACCGGCAACGGCCACGCGCGCCGGCTCCTGGTCGAGGCCGCCTGGCACCACCGCGCCCGCTACCTGGTCGGGAAAGCTCTGCGCGACCGCTGGGACCTGGCCCCAGCCCAGGCACGGGTCCGCGGCGATGAGGGCAACCGTCGTCTGCACCAGCGGTGGGTGAAGTTCATCGACCGCCGTAAGACCCACAACGTCGCCAACGTGGCCATCGCTCGCGAGCTGGCCGGCTGGTGCTGGTCCCTGGCCGTCATGGACTAA
- a CDS encoding LacI family DNA-binding transcriptional regulator, whose protein sequence is MARSEHRSGGMLPVTPPTLADVAERAGVSRQTVSNAVNNPDLLRPDTLERVRQTIAELGYSPNRAARNLRTRTSSLIGLRFAPAQEGTANAAMDRFVHSLVEASEEVGYHVLLFPGDDEDPIGGYDNLLRSTAVDAFVVTDTYLGNPQAAWLSQQRAPFVAFGRPWDDDKARHVWVDVDGAAGIALATQHLIDRGHTRIAWIGWRKDSPIGEDRRSGWVRTMHANGLSTTGLASRVEDVVHSGAEAAAVLLDESAPTAFVCASDTLAMGVLHTLWIRQLAPGKDIGVVGFDDSQVAQVYPVGLTSVRQPLEDVAVEIVRTLRALLSHQPVETRGVLLEPTLAIRESS, encoded by the coding sequence ATGGCACGCAGCGAGCACCGGTCGGGTGGCATGTTGCCCGTCACGCCGCCCACCCTCGCCGACGTCGCCGAGCGCGCGGGGGTCTCGCGACAGACCGTCTCCAACGCGGTCAACAACCCCGACCTGCTGCGTCCCGACACCCTCGAGCGGGTCCGCCAGACGATCGCCGAGCTCGGCTACTCGCCCAACCGTGCGGCCCGCAACCTCCGCACCCGTACGTCCTCCCTCATCGGCCTGCGGTTCGCGCCGGCGCAGGAGGGCACCGCCAACGCCGCGATGGACCGCTTCGTGCACTCGCTGGTCGAGGCCAGCGAGGAGGTGGGCTACCACGTGCTCCTCTTCCCGGGCGACGACGAGGACCCCATCGGCGGCTACGACAACCTGCTCCGCTCGACGGCGGTGGACGCGTTCGTCGTCACCGACACCTACCTCGGCAACCCGCAGGCGGCGTGGCTGAGCCAGCAGCGCGCACCCTTCGTCGCGTTCGGCCGGCCATGGGACGACGACAAGGCCCGGCACGTCTGGGTCGACGTCGACGGCGCCGCCGGCATCGCGCTGGCCACCCAGCACCTCATCGACCGCGGCCACACACGCATCGCGTGGATCGGCTGGCGCAAGGACTCCCCGATCGGCGAGGACCGCCGCTCGGGCTGGGTCCGCACGATGCACGCCAACGGCCTGTCCACCACCGGCCTCGCCTCCCGCGTCGAGGACGTGGTCCACAGCGGCGCCGAGGCGGCCGCGGTCCTGCTCGACGAGTCCGCGCCCACCGCTTTCGTGTGCGCGTCCGACACCCTCGCGATGGGCGTGCTGCACACGCTCTGGATCCGCCAGCTCGCGCCCGGCAAGGACATCGGGGTGGTCGGCTTCGACGACTCCCAGGTGGCGCAGGTCTACCCCGTGGGCCTCACCTCCGTACGCCAGCCGCTCGAGGACGTGGCGGTGGAGATCGTGCGGACCCTGCGCGCGCTGCTCTCGCACCAGCCCGTCGAGACGCGCGGCGTCCTGCTCGAGCCGACGCTCGCGATCCGCGAGTCCAGCTAG
- a CDS encoding class I SAM-dependent methyltransferase encodes MKPRPSPNIWYTPELYELENRAADPHGRILAAMQELGDWSGRAMLDVGCGTGFHLPLWAESAAHVTGVEPHPPLVSLARRRTRRLRNVTVRKGMAESLPVPDASVDVVHARWAYFFGPGSEPGLRELDRVVRRGGTAFVIDNDATRSTFGGWFRRGYPEVDPDAVERFWSTHGWSRREIDMGWSFATRADLEAVVRIELPPEAAEEALASHTGTEVDYAVNLWWRRF; translated from the coding sequence TTGAAGCCCAGACCCAGCCCCAACATCTGGTACACACCCGAGCTCTACGAGCTCGAGAACCGGGCGGCCGACCCGCACGGCCGCATCCTGGCCGCGATGCAGGAGCTCGGCGACTGGTCCGGTCGCGCGATGCTCGACGTCGGCTGCGGCACCGGTTTCCACCTGCCCCTCTGGGCGGAGTCCGCGGCGCACGTCACCGGCGTCGAACCCCATCCCCCGCTGGTGTCCCTGGCCAGGCGGCGCACGAGGCGGCTCAGGAACGTCACCGTGCGCAAGGGCATGGCCGAGTCGCTGCCGGTGCCCGACGCGTCGGTCGACGTCGTGCACGCCCGTTGGGCCTACTTCTTCGGCCCCGGCTCCGAGCCGGGGCTGCGCGAGCTCGACCGGGTGGTACGCCGTGGCGGCACGGCCTTCGTGATCGACAACGACGCGACCCGGTCCACGTTCGGCGGCTGGTTCCGGCGCGGCTACCCGGAGGTGGACCCCGACGCCGTCGAGCGCTTCTGGTCGACGCACGGCTGGAGCCGGCGGGAGATCGACATGGGCTGGTCGTTCGCCACGCGCGCGGACCTGGAGGCGGTCGTACGGATCGAGCTCCCGCCCGAGGCAGCCGAGGAGGCGCTCGCCTCGCACACCGGGACGGAGGTCGACTACGCGGTCAACCTCTGGTGGCGCAGGTTCTAG